A section of the Pseudanabaena mucicola str. Chao 1806 genome encodes:
- the ubiE gene encoding bifunctional demethylmenaquinone methyltransferase/2-methoxy-6-polyprenyl-1,4-benzoquinol methylase UbiE, protein MSQPSETDVQQIFDRIAPVYDQFNDLLSLGQHRIWKKMALLWCEPKQGETWLDLCCGSGDMTALLAQKVAPTGQVIGVDFSKELLAIASDKARKYLPKIQKSLTWQEGNVLNLTFGDNSFDGATLAYGLRNVKNIPQCLSELHRVLKDGAKAAILDFHRPSDRLMQAFQDFYLDRIVVPLANRFAMTSEYAYIASSLARFPIGAEQVKLAKAAGFSSATHYVIANGMMGILVLQK, encoded by the coding sequence ATGTCTCAACCTTCGGAAACTGATGTCCAACAGATTTTCGATCGTATTGCTCCAGTTTATGATCAATTTAATGATCTCCTCAGTTTAGGTCAGCATCGGATCTGGAAAAAAATGGCTTTGCTTTGGTGCGAACCAAAACAGGGAGAAACATGGCTGGATCTCTGTTGTGGATCTGGAGATATGACGGCTTTACTTGCCCAAAAGGTAGCTCCAACGGGGCAAGTGATTGGTGTAGATTTTTCTAAGGAACTTTTAGCGATCGCATCGGACAAGGCGAGGAAATATTTGCCAAAAATTCAAAAGAGTTTGACATGGCAAGAGGGGAATGTCTTGAACCTAACTTTTGGTGATAATAGCTTTGATGGGGCAACTCTAGCCTATGGGTTACGCAACGTAAAAAATATTCCTCAGTGTTTATCAGAGTTACATCGAGTTTTAAAGGATGGTGCAAAGGCGGCAATATTAGACTTTCATCGCCCTAGTGATCGCTTGATGCAAGCTTTTCAAGATTTTTATCTAGATCGCATCGTTGTCCCCCTAGCTAATCGCTTTGCGATGACTTCCGAGTATGCCTATATTGCATCAAGTTTAGCCAGATTTCCGATTGGTGCAGAGCAGGTCAAACTCGCTAAAGCCGCAGGTTTTTCCAGTGCTACCCATTATGTGATCGCCAATGGCATGATGGGAATATTAGTTTTGCAAAAGTAG
- the rodA gene encoding rod shape-determining protein RodA, producing MIVKGLELPNWENIKREWRDADPMLLLFPILLTVLGGIAIYSSDYSSKRTEWWQHWVTGVVGLTAMFAIARFHYDRLLRLHWITYAITNISLILVLVIGTTALGAERWITIGGFNIQPSEFAKVGIIISLAAVMHDRPIQNPIDAFKVAWVTLPPWILIFLQPNLGTALVFAAITIGMLYWAGASGGWLALIFSPIVSAVLFSLYLPAWIVWVILMGVTAWVSLPWFRVVSTVIAVVVNLIAGQAGLLLWNILHDYQKKRLLLFIDPNQDPLGAGYHVIQSRIAIGAGKLWGQGWLKGTQTQLNFIPEQHTDFIFSAIGEEFGFIGCICVLLLFVGICWRLLVIAVNARDNFGSLLAIGVFSFVLFQTFVNIGMNINVAPVTGIPLPWLSYGRSALIANFLAIGLVESVAAHRRTIKF from the coding sequence ATGATCGTAAAAGGTTTAGAACTGCCAAATTGGGAAAATATAAAAAGGGAATGGCGCGATGCCGATCCGATGTTGTTGTTATTTCCCATTTTATTGACAGTTTTAGGTGGTATCGCCATCTACAGTTCCGACTATAGCTCTAAGCGCACGGAATGGTGGCAGCATTGGGTAACAGGTGTAGTTGGTTTAACGGCAATGTTTGCGATCGCGCGTTTTCATTATGATCGCCTATTGCGGTTGCACTGGATTACCTATGCTATTACCAATATTTCTTTGATTTTAGTACTAGTGATCGGTACAACTGCTCTCGGTGCAGAGCGCTGGATTACCATCGGAGGATTTAATATCCAGCCATCGGAGTTTGCCAAGGTGGGGATTATTATTTCTCTTGCAGCCGTCATGCACGATCGTCCTATCCAGAATCCTATCGATGCCTTTAAGGTCGCTTGGGTGACTTTGCCACCTTGGATTTTGATCTTCTTGCAACCGAATCTAGGGACGGCTCTTGTATTTGCGGCAATTACAATTGGGATGTTGTATTGGGCGGGGGCAAGTGGCGGCTGGCTAGCGCTGATATTTTCACCAATTGTTTCGGCAGTATTATTTTCACTCTATTTACCTGCATGGATTGTTTGGGTAATTCTCATGGGGGTGACCGCATGGGTTTCTCTACCTTGGTTTCGAGTTGTCAGTACTGTCATCGCAGTGGTGGTCAATCTCATCGCAGGTCAAGCGGGACTCCTGCTCTGGAATATTCTCCATGATTATCAAAAAAAACGCTTGTTACTGTTTATCGATCCCAACCAAGATCCTCTTGGCGCAGGCTATCACGTAATTCAGTCAAGGATTGCAATCGGTGCAGGAAAGCTCTGGGGGCAGGGCTGGCTCAAGGGCACTCAGACTCAATTAAATTTCATTCCTGAGCAACATACTGATTTTATTTTTTCGGCAATCGGTGAGGAGTTTGGTTTTATCGGTTGCATTTGCGTCCTGTTGCTGTTTGTCGGTATTTGTTGGCGGTTATTGGTAATTGCGGTGAATGCTCGGGATAACTTTGGTTCCCTATTAGCGATCGGCGTATTTTCCTTTGTACTGTTTCAAACCTTTGTAAATATTGGAATGAACATCAATGTTGCGCCTGTAACAGGCATTCCTCTACCTTGGCTCAGTTATGGAAGATCAGCATTGATTGCTAATTTTCTGGCGATCGGTCTGGTTGAATCTGTGGCAGCACATCGTCGCACGATCAAGTTTTAA
- the mdh gene encoding malate dehydrogenase: MLTLPLPNMRSPKVCIIGSGNVGGTLAHRLVENDLADVVLYDILQGKPQGIALDLIQARAIVNHARQIIGTNDFSDTKDADIIVLTAGVTRKEGMTRNDLLRINASIVKDVIPRAIAQSPDAILIVVTNPLDIMTYLAWQVSGLPPHRVMGMAGVLDAARFQTFIGMELGISDADIRAMVLGAHGDTMVPLPRFSTVNGVPITKLMSQNAIASIVQRTLHGGTEVVKLMQTSAYFAPSAAACAMIRSILYDQHRLMFTSAYLTGQYGLTDLCIGVPVKLGKSGIEQIIELQLTSDETSALHNSVTSIRESINLLQQK, encoded by the coding sequence ATGTTGACATTGCCATTACCAAATATGCGATCCCCTAAAGTTTGTATCATTGGATCTGGCAATGTTGGCGGAACTCTCGCCCATCGACTCGTCGAAAATGATTTAGCGGATGTGGTGCTGTATGACATTTTGCAAGGTAAACCACAGGGAATTGCTCTAGATCTAATACAGGCAAGAGCGATCGTTAATCATGCTCGCCAAATCATCGGCACAAATGACTTTAGCGATACAAAAGATGCAGATATCATTGTTCTCACCGCAGGCGTAACGCGTAAAGAGGGCATGACGCGAAATGATTTATTGCGGATTAATGCCTCCATTGTTAAAGATGTCATTCCTAGGGCGATCGCTCAATCTCCTGACGCAATTTTGATTGTAGTGACTAATCCCCTCGACATCATGACCTATTTAGCATGGCAAGTTAGTGGGTTGCCACCGCATCGAGTGATGGGCATGGCGGGTGTTTTAGATGCAGCCAGATTTCAGACATTTATTGGGATGGAGCTTGGCATCTCTGATGCAGATATCCGCGCTATGGTTTTAGGAGCGCACGGGGATACGATGGTTCCATTACCAAGGTTCTCAACTGTGAATGGTGTACCAATTACGAAGTTAATGAGTCAGAATGCGATCGCTAGTATTGTCCAAAGAACTCTACATGGTGGAACCGAGGTAGTCAAATTAATGCAAACTAGTGCTTATTTTGCCCCATCAGCAGCAGCTTGTGCCATGATCAGGTCAATTCTATACGATCAGCATCGGCTCATGTTTACCTCGGCATATCTTACGGGACAATATGGATTAACTGATTTATGTATTGGCGTACCTGTAAAGCTAGGAAAAAGCGGGATTGAACAAATAATTGAACTGCAATTAACATCTGATGAAACTAGCGCATTGCATAATTCAGTTACATCAATTAGAGAAAGTATTAACCTGCTCCAACAAAAATGA
- a CDS encoding putative bifunctional diguanylate cyclase/phosphodiesterase yields the protein MQKNFAETLLDLLTTVDHLKTSETLNSQQQDSLESIKFLGENLGKYFDNAEKEISSLKQRLKQLYQSNPYTDAENGREIDTLLALMFARLRQSITVDELLETVVFEVHQLLQSDHVIAYQLSDHFSESNSLFVEYEVVNDQNRSLLGRSLPTVYTDPDWLENYQSCLSQVINDINLPNIDPKVKESLIPLGVKSAIAIAIPRGKKSWGLLIIHKYEIARDWQTWEIELLEKLGTQLAIAIHQLRLLVKSDSIKLEQEQIIERLRHSQLHDSLTGLPNYDSFMDSLNLAFAKLQTTSNRNFAILFIDCDRFQSINHNFGISIGDQLLKGISQRLNVYHKINVSIARVNSDEFAILVENIDSQESIIELAETVIESIKQPFIIEDNQIFTSVSIGIAISNLEYICANEVFRDANIAMHYSRRFGRGKYALFSTSMSQGAKVRWQLENDLRHALERQEFHLVYQPIVSLHQHQLTGFEVLLRWLHPLQGLISTQEFLVIAEETGDIVEIGYWVLKTACNQLQQWQKTFSHIPKLTLGVNVSTLQVVQSDFVERIQEIINERQISPNLIKLEITESILMRNFEVSSQKLEQLRELGVQIYIDDFGTGFSSFSYLKNLPIDVLKIDRSFISKVSTDIKSQRIVQSILRLANSLGMGIVVEGVETSEELDYFETSGGSSIEVQGYFISHPLDAEKATQWIQTTI from the coding sequence ATGCAAAAGAATTTTGCTGAGACTCTCTTAGATCTATTGACAACTGTAGATCACCTTAAGACATCAGAAACTCTCAATAGTCAACAGCAAGATAGTCTAGAAAGCATCAAATTTCTTGGGGAAAATCTAGGCAAATATTTTGATAATGCGGAAAAAGAGATATCTAGCCTCAAACAAAGACTCAAGCAGTTATACCAGTCTAATCCATACACAGATGCGGAGAACGGAAGGGAAATTGATACGTTACTTGCTTTAATGTTTGCAAGGCTGCGACAGTCAATTACTGTAGATGAATTACTGGAAACAGTAGTATTTGAAGTTCATCAATTACTACAAAGTGATCATGTAATTGCTTATCAATTAAGTGATCACTTTTCGGAATCTAATAGTCTATTTGTTGAATATGAAGTGGTTAATGATCAGAATCGATCGCTATTAGGTAGGAGTCTCCCCACAGTTTATACTGATCCCGATTGGCTAGAGAATTACCAAAGCTGTCTTAGCCAAGTTATTAATGATATCAACTTGCCAAATATTGATCCAAAGGTTAAAGAATCACTTATTCCTTTAGGTGTAAAATCAGCTATCGCGATCGCGATTCCTAGGGGCAAAAAATCATGGGGGCTATTAATCATTCACAAATATGAGATTGCTCGCGATTGGCAAACTTGGGAAATTGAACTACTCGAAAAATTGGGAACCCAGTTAGCAATCGCAATTCACCAATTGAGATTATTAGTCAAATCTGACTCGATCAAATTAGAACAAGAACAGATTATTGAGAGATTGCGCCATAGCCAATTGCACGACTCGCTCACAGGACTTCCTAATTATGATTCCTTTATGGATTCACTCAATCTTGCATTTGCAAAGTTGCAAACTACTTCTAATCGTAATTTTGCGATTCTCTTTATTGATTGTGATCGATTTCAATCCATTAATCATAACTTCGGTATATCAATAGGTGATCAGCTATTAAAAGGAATAAGTCAAAGGCTAAATGTTTATCACAAAATTAATGTGTCTATTGCTAGGGTTAATAGTGATGAGTTTGCAATTTTAGTTGAAAATATTGATAGTCAAGAATCAATTATTGAGCTAGCTGAGACAGTTATCGAAAGTATTAAACAGCCATTTATCATTGAAGATAATCAAATTTTTACCTCTGTGAGTATTGGCATAGCAATTAGCAACTTGGAATATATTTGTGCCAATGAAGTTTTCAGAGATGCTAATATTGCTATGCATTACTCTCGTCGCTTCGGTAGAGGTAAATATGCACTATTTAGTACTAGCATGAGCCAAGGTGCAAAAGTACGTTGGCAATTAGAAAATGATTTAAGACACGCCCTTGAGCGCCAAGAGTTTCACTTAGTTTATCAACCAATAGTTTCACTACATCAGCATCAATTAACAGGATTTGAAGTTCTATTACGGTGGTTACATCCTCTACAAGGATTAATTTCTACACAGGAATTTTTAGTGATCGCTGAAGAAACGGGTGACATTGTTGAGATTGGCTATTGGGTATTAAAAACGGCTTGTAACCAGTTGCAACAATGGCAAAAGACTTTTTCACATATTCCAAAACTTACATTGGGAGTTAATGTTTCCACTTTGCAAGTTGTTCAGTCTGATTTTGTTGAACGTATTCAAGAAATAATTAACGAACGACAAATTTCCCCTAATTTAATCAAGCTAGAAATTACAGAATCAATCTTGATGAGAAACTTCGAAGTATCTTCACAAAAACTGGAGCAACTGCGAGAATTGGGGGTACAAATCTATATTGATGATTTTGGTACTGGATTTTCGTCCTTTAGCTATCTCAAAAATTTACCGATCGATGTTTTAAAAATTGATCGGAGTTTCATCAGTAAGGTCTCTACTGACATCAAGAGTCAAAGAATCGTTCAATCAATACTAAGGCTCGCCAATAGTCTTGGTATGGGAATTGTCGTTGAAGGAGTTGAGACATCTGAAGAGCTAGATTATTTTGAAACCTCAGGAGGTAGCAGTATCGAGGTACAAGGTTACTTTATTTCACATCCACTAGATGCAGAAAAGGCAACCCAGTGGATTCAAACAACAATCTAA
- a CDS encoding Ycf51 family protein: protein MLLTPALFAQLAQGMGIFVLVCALITGLAVSQQWSWRYRMVGVTLFSVVLVVGLFSLSFEPITRSSIQGSAPYKLVYDRFGPQATIAVESTITPEQLASTLAQASNNLFSPGRNGQGEEQLTIYARTIVHPQEGLSQPIYLGRVKRSLSLRNDPNIEIEVFSDQFAKLNQDTTS, encoded by the coding sequence ATGTTGCTAACGCCTGCTTTATTTGCTCAGCTTGCACAGGGAATGGGCATATTTGTTTTGGTATGTGCATTGATTACAGGATTGGCTGTGTCGCAGCAGTGGAGTTGGCGCTATCGTATGGTAGGGGTGACCCTATTTTCAGTAGTACTAGTTGTCGGGCTATTTTCCCTCAGTTTCGAGCCAATTACCCGTTCATCTATTCAAGGCTCTGCCCCATATAAGCTGGTTTATGATCGCTTTGGTCCCCAAGCAACGATCGCTGTTGAGTCAACCATCACACCTGAACAACTAGCGTCAACTCTAGCCCAAGCTAGTAACAACCTATTTTCACCTGGGCGTAATGGTCAAGGTGAAGAACAACTGACAATTTACGCAAGAACCATTGTGCATCCCCAAGAAGGATTGTCACAGCCCATATATCTTGGTCGGGTTAAGCGATCGCTCAGTTTACGCAATGATCCTAATATTGAAATTGAAGTTTTTTCAGATCAATTCGCTAAGCTGAATCAAGATACAACTTCATAG
- a CDS encoding carbonic anhydrase, with protein MSKTKKNHSKNVALLLVIVIGTFLLFSSPVIAGEVNIHWGYGGVENPTQWGSLSKDFALCELGKVQSPINIKDAVIGSPTSIKFDYKPSPLVTLNNGHTIQVNYAKGSTININGEKYSLIQFHFHTPSEHEINNKASALELHLVHRNTAGKLAVVGVLLNKGKANDLIEEVWNNIPEVGKTNTVSDHTINAVNLLPKGRAYYSYAGSLTTPPCSEDVKWHVLVEPMTVSEEQIETFTNMYPVDARPIQPINGRTIELHR; from the coding sequence ATGAGTAAGACTAAAAAAAATCACAGCAAGAATGTGGCATTGCTACTAGTTATTGTCATAGGAACTTTTTTGCTATTTTCGTCACCTGTTATTGCGGGAGAAGTAAATATACATTGGGGGTATGGAGGAGTAGAAAATCCTACTCAATGGGGTTCATTGAGCAAAGATTTTGCGCTGTGTGAGCTAGGTAAAGTGCAATCTCCTATCAATATAAAAGATGCAGTGATTGGTAGCCCTACAAGTATCAAGTTCGATTACAAGCCTTCTCCTTTGGTTACACTTAATAATGGTCACACTATTCAGGTGAACTATGCTAAAGGTAGTACTATTAACATTAATGGCGAAAAATATTCACTAATTCAATTCCATTTCCATACTCCCAGTGAACATGAAATCAACAACAAGGCTTCAGCTTTGGAACTGCATCTAGTTCATCGTAATACCGCAGGAAAGTTAGCGGTAGTAGGTGTTTTGTTGAATAAAGGTAAAGCAAATGATTTGATTGAGGAAGTATGGAATAATATTCCAGAAGTTGGCAAGACAAATACTGTTAGCGATCACACAATTAATGCTGTCAATTTATTACCTAAGGGTAGAGCTTATTATAGCTATGCTGGTTCTTTGACAACTCCACCATGCAGTGAAGATGTGAAATGGCATGTTCTTGTGGAACCAATGACTGTTTCTGAAGAGCAAATCGAAACTTTTACCAATATGTATCCAGTTGATGCTCGACCAATTCAACCAATCAATGGTAGAACTATCGAGTTACATCGATAA
- a CDS encoding TIGR00300 family protein: MTSSLNYLMCAPDHYDVDYVINPWMEGNVHKSSRDRAVEQWQKLYGVLKGLVNVELVPPAKGWPDMVFTANAGLVLGDKAVLSRFLHKERQGEEPYFKAWFESKGFTVYELPKDLPFEGAGDALFDRAGGWLWAGYGFRSELDAHPYLAKWLDVEVLSLRLIDNRFYHLDTCFCPLADGYLLYYPPAFDSYSNRLIEMRVPVEKRIAIEEADAVNFACNAVNVDRNVVMNKISDGLKQRITKAGFNVIETPLTEFLKAGGAAKCLTLRTIEVPITSDQDVLEPSGVEARIVELTGHLLDSGIINRALDLVTDNGGSFQVLEFNLGEQRQSTSLARIRISAPSHDLMETIMGELIEIGAVLQDRDTSNANLEPVLQDGVAPDDFYVTTIYPTDACVEGEWIRCTNQRMDAAIAISPDGKTATCKLLRDLVVGDRVVVGYDGVRTVRKPEARDNAKKEEFSFMGAGVSSERRVELVVEQIAWELRQIRDRGGKLVVSCGPVVVHTGGAPHLAYLIREGYVQSMLGGNAIAVHDMEQSAMGTSLGVDLKRGVSVKGGHRHHLKVINSVRRYGSIQKAVEAGFVKSGVMYECVKNNVPFILAGSIRDDGPLPDTVMDLLEAQRLYSEQIRNADMILMLSSMLHSIGVGNMTPAGVKMVCVDINPAVVTKLSDRGSVESVGVVTDVGLFLSLLVQQLKKLDSPVAIAV, from the coding sequence ATGACTTCTTCGTTGAATTATTTGATGTGTGCCCCTGATCACTACGATGTAGACTATGTGATAAATCCTTGGATGGAAGGCAACGTCCACAAATCTAGCCGCGATCGCGCTGTGGAACAATGGCAAAAACTATATGGAGTCCTCAAGGGTTTAGTTAATGTAGAGCTAGTGCCCCCTGCGAAGGGATGGCCAGACATGGTATTTACGGCAAATGCAGGATTGGTACTAGGTGATAAAGCTGTATTAAGCCGTTTCCTCCATAAAGAGCGTCAGGGCGAAGAACCCTATTTCAAAGCATGGTTTGAGTCGAAGGGCTTTACGGTGTATGAGCTGCCCAAGGACTTACCCTTTGAAGGTGCAGGTGATGCTCTATTCGATCGCGCAGGTGGTTGGCTATGGGCTGGTTATGGCTTCCGTTCGGAACTAGATGCCCATCCCTATCTCGCCAAATGGTTAGATGTCGAAGTCCTATCTCTACGTTTAATAGACAATCGCTTCTATCATTTAGATACCTGTTTCTGTCCCTTAGCTGATGGCTATTTACTGTACTATCCACCAGCTTTTGATTCCTACTCTAATCGTTTGATTGAGATGCGGGTTCCAGTGGAAAAGCGGATTGCCATTGAGGAGGCTGACGCAGTTAATTTTGCCTGTAATGCTGTGAATGTCGATCGCAATGTTGTGATGAACAAAATTAGCGATGGCTTAAAACAGCGCATTACCAAGGCTGGCTTTAATGTAATTGAAACACCGCTTACGGAATTTCTCAAAGCAGGTGGAGCCGCTAAATGCTTAACCCTCAGAACTATTGAAGTTCCCATTACTAGTGACCAAGATGTTCTTGAGCCTAGTGGCGTTGAGGCTAGAATTGTAGAACTAACGGGACACCTGCTTGATTCGGGCATTATCAATCGGGCGCTCGATCTAGTTACGGATAATGGTGGTAGCTTCCAAGTTTTAGAATTTAATCTCGGTGAACAGCGACAAAGTACATCCTTAGCCAGAATTCGCATTTCTGCCCCATCCCATGACCTTATGGAAACAATCATGGGTGAATTGATTGAAATTGGTGCAGTCCTACAGGATCGCGATACCTCCAATGCAAATCTTGAGCCAGTCCTTCAAGATGGCGTTGCTCCAGATGACTTCTATGTGACCACCATCTATCCCACCGATGCCTGTGTCGAAGGGGAATGGATTCGTTGCACCAATCAACGGATGGATGCAGCGATCGCAATTAGTCCCGATGGCAAAACTGCCACCTGTAAACTCTTGCGTGATTTAGTTGTTGGCGATCGCGTTGTAGTTGGTTACGATGGCGTGCGGACAGTGCGTAAACCTGAGGCACGAGACAATGCTAAGAAAGAAGAATTTTCCTTCATGGGTGCGGGTGTATCTAGCGAACGTCGCGTCGAACTGGTGGTCGAACAGATTGCATGGGAACTGCGCCAAATTCGCGATCGTGGCGGTAAATTAGTTGTCTCATGCGGTCCCGTAGTTGTGCATACTGGTGGTGCTCCTCACCTTGCCTACTTGATTCGTGAAGGCTATGTCCAGTCGATGCTCGGTGGTAATGCGATCGCTGTTCATGATATGGAGCAGTCCGCCATGGGAACTTCCCTTGGTGTTGATCTCAAGCGTGGTGTCAGTGTTAAGGGTGGACATCGCCATCACCTCAAAGTGATTAACTCTGTCCGTCGCTATGGCAGCATTCAAAAAGCAGTTGAGGCAGGCTTTGTCAAGTCTGGCGTAATGTATGAATGTGTCAAAAATAATGTTCCTTTTATTCTCGCTGGTTCCATTCGCGATGATGGACCTCTGCCTGACACGGTGATGGATTTGCTAGAAGCCCAACGCCTCTACAGCGAACAAATTCGCAATGCTGATATGATCTTGATGCTGTCATCAATGCTTCATTCCATCGGTGTAGGCAATATGACTCCCGCAGGTGTAAAGATGGTTTGCGTAGATATTAACCCTGCCGTTGTGACGAAACTCTCCGATCGCGGTTCTGTAGAGTCTGTCGGCGTAGTCACCGATGTCGGGCTGTTCCTCAGTCTCCTTGTTCAGCAATTGAAAAAGCTCGATAGCCCTGTAGCGATCGCGGTCTAA
- the moaA gene encoding GTP 3',8-cyclase MoaA: protein MNNVDYLRISLIDRCNFRCTYCMPESSEVDYIQVQESLTNTELINLLQEVFIPLGFKKFRLTGGEPLLRRDLVQLVEAIANLEGMEDLSMTTNGFLLEDLAKPLYEAGLRRINISLDSLDRDVFRQITGRNLWEKVWAGILAAYGVGFDPLKLNVVVVPDVNDREILDLAALSIERRWHIRFIEFMPIGNDSLFTHKGWVDSATLRMQIRDRYGLANGNCKGNGPADVFQIPNAKGTLGFISQMSECFCDRCNRMRLSADGLLRPCLLNESGQIDLKTALRQGKHFSELRMAVRDLLNLKEEINFKERDRGTGAQKSYVRTMSQIGG, encoded by the coding sequence GTGAACAATGTTGACTACCTTCGCATCAGTTTGATTGATCGCTGCAATTTTCGCTGCACTTACTGTATGCCAGAAAGCTCGGAAGTCGATTATATTCAGGTTCAGGAAAGCCTTACCAACACAGAATTAATTAACTTATTGCAAGAGGTATTTATTCCATTAGGGTTTAAAAAATTTCGATTGACAGGGGGAGAACCTTTGTTGCGGCGTGATTTGGTGCAACTAGTAGAAGCGATCGCTAATCTTGAAGGTATGGAAGATTTATCTATGACCACTAATGGCTTTTTATTAGAGGATCTAGCTAAACCCTTATACGAAGCAGGTTTAAGACGGATTAATATTAGTCTGGACTCCCTTGATCGTGATGTATTTCGCCAAATTACGGGACGTAACCTCTGGGAGAAGGTGTGGGCGGGAATCTTGGCGGCTTATGGAGTAGGTTTCGATCCCTTGAAATTAAATGTGGTAGTTGTGCCAGATGTGAATGATCGTGAAATTTTAGACTTAGCCGCCCTCAGTATCGAACGCCGTTGGCATATTCGGTTTATTGAGTTTATGCCCATTGGTAATGACAGCTTGTTTACCCATAAGGGCTGGGTGGATTCAGCAACTTTACGGATGCAAATTAGAGATCGCTATGGCTTAGCAAATGGCAACTGTAAGGGCAACGGCCCCGCCGATGTGTTCCAAATCCCTAATGCTAAAGGGACTTTAGGCTTTATTAGCCAAATGTCTGAATGTTTTTGTGATCGCTGTAATCGGATGCGGCTCTCAGCAGATGGCTTATTGAGACCATGTTTATTAAATGAATCGGGGCAGATCGATCTCAAAACAGCCTTGCGTCAGGGTAAACATTTTTCTGAATTGCGGATGGCTGTGCGGGATTTACTTAATTTAAAAGAAGAAATCAATTTTAAAGAACGCGATCGCGGTACTGGTGCTCAAAAAAGTTATGTGCGTACCATGTCACAAATTGGCGGCTAA
- a CDS encoding branched-chain amino acid transaminase, which translates to MTSQYAYIRGTFVPLEDATINVRTHAFLYGTAVFEGIKAYWLPEENRIAAFRLKEHYERLIQSCRIIGLQHPLDVDTMINLTTELLHRNQCNSATYIRPIIYKADLRIGPILKVPHTHDDFCLFSLPMDGYLDTSNGIKVGVSSWRRLDDNAIPARAKVNGAYVNTALAKTDGYASGFDDVVVLTNEGHVAEGSAMNLFLVREGKLITSSITDNILEGITRSSVIELAAKELGLETVSRTIDRTELYIADEAFFVGTATELAPITSFDHRPVGDGTIGEITKRLRDLYSKAVQGLLPDYHHWLTRV; encoded by the coding sequence ATGACTTCACAGTACGCCTATATACGCGGAACATTTGTCCCTCTCGAAGATGCCACAATCAATGTCCGCACTCATGCATTTCTATACGGTACGGCTGTTTTTGAAGGGATTAAGGCGTATTGGCTACCTGAAGAAAACCGCATAGCAGCGTTTCGGCTAAAAGAGCATTATGAACGTCTAATCCAAAGTTGTCGCATCATTGGTTTGCAACATCCTCTTGATGTTGACACAATGATTAACCTTACTACTGAGCTATTACATCGCAATCAATGTAACTCAGCTACATATATTCGCCCGATTATCTACAAAGCTGACCTCCGAATTGGACCAATTCTCAAGGTTCCCCATACCCATGACGACTTCTGTTTGTTCAGTTTGCCAATGGATGGCTATCTCGACACTAGCAACGGAATTAAAGTCGGTGTGTCCTCATGGCGACGTTTAGATGACAATGCGATTCCTGCAAGAGCAAAAGTTAATGGTGCTTATGTAAATACAGCCCTTGCTAAGACTGATGGCTATGCTTCAGGTTTTGATGACGTTGTCGTTTTGACTAATGAAGGTCATGTTGCAGAAGGAAGTGCGATGAATCTATTTTTAGTGAGAGAAGGAAAGCTAATTACTAGTTCTATTACCGATAATATTCTTGAAGGTATTACGCGCAGTTCAGTCATTGAGCTAGCTGCCAAAGAATTAGGACTAGAAACCGTATCCCGTACAATTGACCGCACCGAGCTATATATTGCCGATGAAGCATTTTTTGTCGGTACTGCGACTGAGCTTGCGCCGATCACGAGTTTCGATCACCGTCCTGTTGGAGATGGCACTATTGGCGAAATTACTAAGAGACTCCGTGATTTATACAGCAAGGCTGTTCAGGGGCTCTTGCCAGATTATCATCACTGGCTAACTAGAGTGTAA